Below is a genomic region from Streptomyces roseoviridis.
CCCGGGCCCACTGGCAGGCCGGTAGGGTCGTCCCCGTGGAGCAGCGAGGACCATGGACCCGGCACGCCGGCACGATGTCGTACGGCACCCCCCGTTTCCAGGTACACCGTGACGAGGTCACCGGGCCCGACGGACGGCCCGGCGACTACGACTGGGTCCAGGCACCCGACCAGGTGCGGGTGGCGGCTCTCGTCGACGGGCAGCTCCTCCTGATCGAGCAGTACCACTACCTCGCCGGAGTTCTGTGGCAGCTGCCCGGCGGATCCGTCGACCCGGACGACGACGGCGCATTGTCCGCGGCGCGGCGCGAGCTGGCCGAAGAGAC
It encodes:
- a CDS encoding NUDIX hydrolase — encoded protein: MEQRGPWTRHAGTMSYGTPRFQVHRDEVTGPDGRPGDYDWVQAPDQVRVAALVDGQLLLIEQYHYLAGVLWQLPGGSVDPDDDGALSAARRELAEETGYRGGTWKGYGFLHPLPGLTDCRVHLWRVDQPASGPAAAESSEADLRVLRVPLPQAVAAVREGRLRCASSAALVLSLTG